CGCATTGTATTTTCTTTTACACTTTCGCTAGCTACACTGTTAAATACGTATAAGCTTACAACAAAGTCGTGTATAACTGGGTTAACCATTTTATTTCGCCGAGATTTCCTAGATATGCCAATTTCGGATAAAAATTTGGTAATTTGCTGGTTTGGTCTAATGGTTTTACTATAAGGGACCTTTAAGCTGTTTAATAAACAGCTATTATGTGCAGACGCATTTCTTATATACCTTACAGACCATAAAAAGCGCTCCATTGATCCTTTAGTAGGATATTTTTGATAATATATCCTGTACAGTTTCGTAAAATCGCCGAAACTTAAGGCTTCTACGATATTCCAAATAGCAAAATCATCTTTGTATTTTTGAATTAAATCAGAACATGTTGAATTCTTATCTTGTCTGCTAATATTATCTTTAATATAATCATGCTTACTAAATAGCTCATCAATTATGTCATAGCCATTCTCTTTATCATTTTGTTCAAAGTCCCGCAGTAACTGTGTTTTTAAAAAATGTTCTATATCTAATGTCATTTTTATTATGAATCTTCTAAAATACATATCAATCTTGGATAATTCCATAAGGTAAGCAAACTCTAAGTTAGCGTACTTTTCATTTTCTTCTTCAAAATATTTATTATAATTTTTGGCATAGGATTTAAGTTTGAAATAATAGTTGTTATATTTCAAGAAATGCTTGGCTTCGTCCTCGTCAATTATATTAAACATTACTCCTTTAGAATTCATATGTTCTATTTGCTCTTGTATCCCCAATTTTTCTTTTCTCATAAGACTCTCCCATAGTGTTTTTAGTTCATATATATATTATAACATTTCTATTACGACTTGGGCAGAAGTCCTTAAAAATTTATTAGTTTTCGGTAAAAAAATACGAGATGGTGCAAGCACCTTCTCGCTAAAAACTCATATGAGTTTTTGTTCAATATATACTATGCTTCCCATTCCCAATTGTTTCATACTAATTATATAAAACACCTCACGGTGAAGGCTTAAACCAGTATAGAAAAAGCCCTTAAAGAAATTTCACTCTAAGGACTTTCAATCAAGAATGTTGCGTTTCCTAAGACTCGAATCCGATATACCGTAGGCGTATTCTACAACATCTGGTGCTCCTGATTTTTCTATACCTTTACATCTTACATTGTACAATACATTTTTACTGACATTCAATGACATCTACTGACAACTTTTAATTTTTTCAATTTCTTTTATTGCTTTTCCGTGGATCCTAAAAATGGTCCTAACATCAAAGCCCATATTATAGGCCACCTCTTCCCAACCTTTACCGTTTATATACCTCATCTCTAATATCAACTGGTGGCTAGTATCGCCTACCAAAGCAATAGTTTGTAAAATTTCTGTCTTTAGATCAATAAGCCTATCGATGTCACTGTTGATCTCGTGTTGTAAATCTACGATCTTAACTGTAGCGCTTTCCATTGCGCTTTTATCTATTTTACTTCCAGATACTTTTTCCTGGCTAAAATCTGTAGTTGCTTTTTGAGCTATAGATTTTAGCTTCTCTTTTTGTTCAAGCTTATTTTGGATTATCTTATCAAGCCAGATTGCTTGCGATAAATATTCTTTTGCATTCAAGTACATCTCCTCCCCTAGTTAGACTTTTAGCTTTCCGCCGTAGTAAGCATCTATTAGGTAACTTCGCTCTGGTTCATCGTAAGAGTTTATTCTTTTTTTAACTTCCTTTTTGCCCCTTTTATATTC
This genomic interval from Proteinivorax tanatarense contains the following:
- a CDS encoding Abi family protein; this translates as MRKEKLGIQEQIEHMNSKGVMFNIIDEDEAKHFLKYNNYYFKLKSYAKNYNKYFEEENEKYANLEFAYLMELSKIDMYFRRFIIKMTLDIEHFLKTQLLRDFEQNDKENGYDIIDELFSKHDYIKDNISRQDKNSTCSDLIQKYKDDFAIWNIVEALSFGDFTKLYRIYYQKYPTKGSMERFLWSVRYIRNASAHNSCLLNSLKVPYSKTIRPNQQITKFLSEIGISRKSRRNKMVNPVIHDFVVSLYVFNSVASESVKENTMRELKELMDDRVTYKKEYFEKNQFIKSYYNFLKTIVDYYYDLSV
- a CDS encoding DUF1492 domain-containing protein, which codes for MNAKEYLSQAIWLDKIIQNKLEQKEKLKSIAQKATTDFSQEKVSGSKIDKSAMESATVKIVDLQHEINSDIDRLIDLKTEILQTIALVGDTSHQLILEMRYINGKGWEEVAYNMGFDVRTIFRIHGKAIKEIEKIKSCQ